One part of the Lapillicoccus jejuensis genome encodes these proteins:
- a CDS encoding DEAD/DEAH box helicase: MTRPTSSVPGAGPSRSPQELLTRLAGEGDPDRITHVRRRPARPGSTAPLPGWVHPALVGALAGEGVDRLWTHQLEAAEAARGGEHVVLSTGTASGKSLGYLLPALTEVLDGTTAPTGRGATALYLAPTKALAHDQLSRIERWALPGLRAVAVDGDTPPEERRWVRDHGAYVLTNPDLLHHTLLPGHEHWASFLRALRYVVVDECHVYRGVFGAHLAHVLRRLRRVAARYRSSPTFVLASATVAEPGRHAGRLVGSAVREVTADGSPRGAATYALWEPGGGRSAVAEAADLLAGLVGEGVQTVAFARSLGGVEALATAARDRLRTADRDGSPLTDRVAAYRGGYLPEERREIEQDLRSGRLRGLAATTALELGVDVSGLDAVVLAGWPGTRTSFWQQTGRAGRGGEESLAVLVAGDDPLDAYLVHHPEAVLDAPVEAAVVDPDNPFVLGPHLAAAARELPVTEADESWFGPATPRVLDDLVADGTLRRRPTGWYPPQVGPDGAAVSLRGTGSPVRIVEARSGRVMGTVDPVRALTLVHTGAVYQHRGRTYVVTALDLDDLVALVVPGDPGWTTRARVASAVELGDRQDRRERGPVTWGAGPVEVRTRVTSFVRVLSTGEVLGEHPLDLPERRLPTTAVWWSCDEAELDRRGVAAARLPGTVHAAEHLATALLPLVATCDRWDVGATSAARHPDTGRPTVLVHDAQPGGAGFARRGFEAGPAWLGAARDVVARCLCEQGCPSCVQSPSCAGGNDPLDRHGAQVLLEVTVRALGDPAPLPRRDVDRV; encoded by the coding sequence ATGACCCGCCCCACCTCGTCCGTCCCCGGCGCAGGACCGTCCCGGTCCCCGCAGGAGCTGCTGACCCGTCTGGCGGGGGAGGGCGACCCCGACCGCATCACGCACGTACGACGCCGCCCGGCCCGCCCCGGGAGCACCGCCCCGCTGCCCGGGTGGGTGCACCCGGCGCTGGTCGGGGCCCTCGCGGGCGAGGGGGTCGACCGGCTGTGGACCCACCAGCTCGAGGCCGCGGAGGCCGCGCGCGGCGGGGAGCACGTCGTGCTGTCCACCGGCACCGCCTCGGGCAAGTCGCTGGGCTACCTGCTGCCCGCCCTCACCGAGGTGCTCGACGGCACCACCGCCCCGACCGGACGGGGCGCGACGGCGCTCTACCTCGCCCCGACCAAGGCGCTGGCCCACGACCAGCTGTCCCGCATCGAGCGGTGGGCCCTGCCGGGGCTGCGAGCCGTCGCCGTCGACGGCGACACCCCGCCGGAGGAGCGGCGCTGGGTGCGCGACCACGGCGCGTACGTCCTGACCAACCCGGACCTGCTGCACCACACGCTGCTGCCGGGCCACGAGCACTGGGCGTCCTTCCTGCGGGCGCTGCGCTACGTCGTCGTCGACGAGTGCCACGTCTACCGCGGGGTCTTCGGGGCGCACCTGGCCCACGTGCTGCGCCGCCTGCGCCGGGTCGCCGCCCGCTACCGCTCGAGCCCCACGTTCGTCCTCGCCTCGGCCACCGTGGCCGAGCCGGGCCGGCACGCGGGGCGGCTGGTCGGCTCGGCCGTGCGCGAGGTGACCGCGGACGGGTCGCCGCGGGGCGCGGCGACGTACGCCCTGTGGGAGCCGGGCGGTGGGCGCAGCGCCGTCGCCGAGGCGGCGGACCTGCTGGCCGGTCTCGTCGGCGAGGGGGTGCAGACGGTGGCCTTCGCCCGCTCCCTCGGCGGGGTCGAGGCCCTCGCGACGGCGGCGCGGGACCGGCTGCGCACCGCCGACCGCGACGGTTCCCCGCTCACCGACCGGGTCGCCGCGTACCGCGGGGGCTACCTGCCCGAGGAGCGGCGCGAGATCGAGCAGGACCTGCGCAGCGGGCGGCTGCGCGGGCTGGCCGCGACGACCGCCCTCGAGCTGGGGGTCGACGTCAGCGGGCTCGACGCCGTCGTGCTCGCGGGCTGGCCGGGCACCCGCACCTCCTTCTGGCAGCAGACCGGCCGCGCCGGCCGCGGCGGCGAGGAGTCCCTCGCCGTCCTCGTCGCCGGCGACGACCCCCTCGACGCCTACCTCGTGCACCACCCGGAGGCGGTGCTCGACGCCCCGGTCGAGGCCGCCGTCGTCGACCCCGACAACCCCTTCGTGCTCGGCCCCCACCTCGCCGCCGCCGCCCGCGAGCTGCCCGTGACCGAGGCGGACGAGAGCTGGTTCGGGCCGGCCACCCCGCGGGTCCTCGACGACCTCGTCGCCGACGGCACCCTGCGGCGGCGACCCACCGGCTGGTACCCCCCGCAGGTCGGTCCCGACGGCGCCGCGGTGTCGCTGCGCGGCACCGGCAGCCCCGTCCGCATCGTCGAGGCCCGCTCGGGACGGGTCATGGGGACCGTCGACCCGGTCCGGGCGCTCACCCTCGTGCACACGGGCGCGGTCTACCAGCACCGCGGGCGCACGTACGTCGTCACCGCGCTCGACCTCGACGACCTCGTCGCCCTCGTCGTGCCCGGGGACCCCGGCTGGACGACGCGCGCCCGGGTGGCCAGCGCCGTCGAGCTCGGCGACCGCCAGGACCGGCGCGAGCGCGGTCCGGTGACCTGGGGTGCGGGCCCCGTCGAGGTCCGGACCCGGGTCACCTCCTTCGTGCGGGTCCTGTCCACCGGCGAGGTGCTCGGGGAGCACCCGCTGGACCTGCCCGAGCGCCGGCTGCCGACCACGGCGGTGTGGTGGTCGTGCGACGAGGCGGAGCTGGACCGCCGCGGGGTGGCCGCGGCGCGGCTGCCCGGGACCGTCCACGCGGCCGAGCACCTCGCCACGGCCCTGCTGCCGCTCGTCGCCACCTGCGACCGCTGGGACGTCGGGGCGACGTCGGCGGCCCGCCACCCGGACACCGGGCGGCCCACCGTGCTCGTCCACGACGCGCAGCCCGGCGGGGCGGGCTTCGCCCGACGCGGGTTCGAGGCCGGCCCGGCCTGGCTGGGGGCTGCACGGGACGTCGTCGCGCGGTGCCTGTGCGAGCAGGGCTGCCCGTCCTGCGTGCAGTCCCCCTCCTGCGCCGGGGGGAACGACCCCCTGGACCGCCACGGGGCCCAGGTGCTCCTCGAGGTGACGGTCCGGGCCCTCGGCGACCCGGCACCGCTGCCTCGTCGCGACGTCGACCGGGTTTGA
- a CDS encoding TadE family type IV pilus minor pilin produces MARRDGGMVTAELAVALPAVVLVLAVLLGALSVGADQVRCVDASSAAARSLARGEPTGRAVGLARSLGPHGAAVAPAVGADLVTVRVSARRNLPLLGWSWTVGSTSVAAREDVVAGAP; encoded by the coding sequence GTGGCGCGGCGCGACGGCGGCATGGTCACCGCCGAGCTCGCCGTCGCGCTGCCCGCCGTCGTCCTCGTCCTCGCGGTGCTGCTGGGTGCGCTGTCGGTGGGGGCCGACCAGGTGCGCTGCGTCGACGCGTCGTCCGCCGCGGCGCGGTCGCTGGCCAGGGGCGAGCCGACCGGCCGGGCCGTCGGTCTGGCCCGCTCGCTCGGCCCGCACGGCGCCGCCGTCGCCCCCGCGGTCGGTGCCGACCTCGTCACGGTGCGGGTCTCGGCGCGACGCAACCTGCCGCTGCTGGGGTGGTCGTGGACGGTGGGGTCGACGTCGGTGGCGGCCCGCGAGGACGTCGTCGCGGGTGCCCCGTGA
- a CDS encoding DUF4244 domain-containing protein, translating to MSRSVSRSRSRSVWGWGSGPVRTTRRRLDAGMTTAEYAVGTLAACAFAAVLLAIVRSGAVKSALTAVITSALSVVG from the coding sequence ATGTCCAGGTCCGTGTCGAGGTCGAGGTCGAGGTCTGTGTGGGGGTGGGGGTCGGGTCCGGTCCGTACGACGAGGCGGCGGCTCGACGCGGGGATGACGACGGCGGAGTACGCGGTCGGCACCCTCGCCGCCTGCGCCTTCGCCGCCGTCCTCCTCGCGATCGTGCGGTCGGGGGCGGTGAAGTCGGCCCTCACAGCCGTCATCACGTCGGCGCTGTCCGTGGTCGGCTGA
- a CDS encoding PaaI family thioesterase codes for MDAPEDPRSDGLLAGLTGAGAVGTFAEALGLRFTQVSPDVVTATWEAGPSLHQPFGIVHGGVHCTVVETLGSIASALWFGERGHVVGVSNQTDFYRAVSEGPLVSTATPLHRGRSQQVWVVETRDEQDRLVARGQLRTQNLPSTT; via the coding sequence ATGGACGCACCCGAGGACCCCCGGAGCGACGGGCTGCTCGCCGGGCTGACGGGCGCGGGCGCCGTCGGCACCTTCGCCGAGGCCCTGGGGCTGCGGTTCACGCAGGTCTCACCGGACGTCGTGACCGCCACCTGGGAGGCCGGACCGTCGCTGCACCAGCCGTTCGGCATCGTGCACGGCGGCGTGCACTGCACGGTCGTCGAGACCCTCGGGTCGATCGCCTCCGCGCTGTGGTTCGGCGAGCGCGGGCACGTCGTCGGCGTGTCCAACCAGACCGACTTCTACCGCGCGGTGTCCGAGGGGCCGCTCGTCTCGACGGCCACGCCGTTGCACCGTGGGCGCAGCCAGCAGGTGTGGGTGGTCGAGACCCGCGACGAGCAGGACCGGCTCGTCGCCCGCGGCCAGCTGCGGACCCAGAACCTGCCGTCGACGACCTGA
- a CDS encoding response regulator transcription factor — translation MTTADHVRPLAPTAGPVPRVALVDDSPFIRDGARLLQPEVDVVASYPSVEELLAARPDVDVVLLDLRLHPGPGVSAQGARGVREVAATGAKVLVYTEDRRRMVLAGCLAAGASGVAHKSDPVEWVVDAVRTVARGGVSVTPAVAGVLELAARRGALAPVTGRKLQVLRARARGESFKGIGSRLHIAPSTAEDYMAEVTRLFADYLREHSPADLERHLGVGEGDVLDPDESPRRRR, via the coding sequence ATGACGACCGCTGACCACGTGCGCCCGCTCGCGCCGACGGCGGGACCGGTGCCGCGCGTCGCGCTCGTCGACGACTCGCCGTTCATCCGCGACGGGGCCCGGCTGCTGCAGCCCGAGGTGGACGTCGTCGCGTCGTACCCCAGCGTCGAGGAGCTGCTCGCCGCGCGACCCGACGTCGACGTCGTCCTGCTCGACCTGCGGCTGCACCCCGGGCCGGGGGTGAGTGCCCAGGGTGCCCGCGGGGTGCGCGAGGTCGCAGCCACCGGCGCCAAGGTCCTCGTGTACACGGAGGACCGGCGCCGGATGGTCCTGGCCGGGTGCCTGGCCGCGGGGGCCAGCGGCGTGGCCCACAAGAGCGACCCGGTCGAGTGGGTCGTCGACGCGGTCCGCACCGTCGCCCGCGGCGGCGTCAGCGTCACGCCCGCGGTGGCCGGCGTGCTCGAGCTGGCCGCGCGGCGCGGGGCGCTGGCCCCGGTGACCGGCCGCAAGCTGCAGGTCCTGCGGGCCCGCGCCCGCGGCGAGTCCTTCAAGGGGATCGGCAGCCGCCTGCACATCGCCCCGTCGACCGCGGAGGACTACATGGCCGAGGTGACCCGCCTGTTCGCCGACTACCTGCGCGAGCACTCGCCCGCCGACCTCGAGCGGCACCTCGGGGTCGGCGAGGGCGACGTCCTGGACCCCGACGAGTCGCCGCGGCGGCGTCGGTGA
- a CDS encoding sensor histidine kinase has product MSSSSSSSPSSSWMARSAGSLLRRAVAPLASLGRALLRAVAPIATPLTTTVHGVEVGLMRAAAGLRLVVLLQAGVIVAFNSRTFSDPPLATVVYLATVVLSVAVLFGVRTGPASRRCWVSRADLVGAAVVLVLMPVVVGPNQLIGSSTAWGYPFALTAVVLMAILLPRTETLGWAVVLTVVYVVSSQSGLITRPKPWTVGVNAGGIVGFAVLLSALVGFLRRLGAAADTTVRSAAQIAAEEERDRARRLLHDHAALLAVLADRVDDAALRRQSRGAANEIVGFLAGPAGWDPIPDGTLADVVRESAEPFGDLPLTVTVELATRTPLSAEQADAVAGAVTTLLHNVRAHADARSVVVHADVDDAGTSWEVTVRDDGVGFDPATTPRGFGLARQVVGAAERAGLHVTVDSAPGEGTLVRLQGAVRPPDGAGSAEKGRR; this is encoded by the coding sequence ATGTCCTCCTCGTCGTCCTCCTCCCCCTCGTCCTCCTGGATGGCGAGGTCCGCCGGGTCGCTGCTGCGTCGGGCGGTCGCGCCGCTGGCCTCGCTGGGGCGGGCGCTGCTGCGCGCCGTCGCGCCCATCGCGACCCCGCTGACGACGACGGTGCACGGGGTCGAGGTCGGGCTGATGCGGGCCGCGGCCGGGCTGCGCCTCGTCGTGCTCCTCCAGGCCGGCGTCATCGTCGCGTTCAACTCCCGGACCTTCTCCGACCCCCCGCTCGCGACGGTCGTCTACCTCGCCACCGTCGTCCTGTCGGTCGCCGTGCTCTTCGGGGTTCGCACGGGGCCGGCGTCCAGGCGGTGCTGGGTGTCGCGCGCCGACCTCGTCGGCGCCGCCGTGGTCCTCGTCCTCATGCCGGTGGTCGTCGGTCCCAACCAGCTGATCGGGTCGTCCACCGCGTGGGGGTACCCCTTCGCGCTCACCGCGGTCGTCCTCATGGCGATCCTGCTGCCGCGCACCGAGACGCTCGGGTGGGCGGTCGTGCTCACCGTCGTCTACGTCGTGTCCAGCCAGAGCGGCCTCATCACCCGGCCCAAGCCGTGGACGGTCGGTGTCAACGCCGGCGGCATCGTCGGTTTCGCTGTTCTGCTGTCCGCTCTAGTTGGGTTCCTGCGCCGGCTCGGCGCCGCGGCGGACACGACGGTCCGCTCGGCCGCACAGATCGCCGCCGAGGAGGAGCGCGACCGGGCGCGGCGGCTGCTGCACGACCACGCGGCACTGCTCGCCGTCCTCGCCGACCGCGTCGACGACGCGGCGCTGCGCCGCCAGAGCCGGGGGGCCGCCAACGAGATCGTCGGCTTCCTCGCCGGGCCGGCCGGCTGGGACCCCATCCCCGACGGCACGCTGGCCGACGTCGTCCGCGAGTCGGCCGAGCCGTTCGGGGACCTGCCGCTCACGGTGACCGTCGAGCTGGCCACCCGCACCCCGCTCTCCGCGGAGCAGGCCGACGCCGTCGCCGGCGCCGTCACCACCCTGCTGCACAACGTCCGCGCCCACGCGGACGCCCGCTCCGTGGTCGTCCACGCCGACGTCGACGACGCCGGCACCTCCTGGGAGGTCACCGTGCGCGACGACGGCGTCGGGTTCGACCCGGCGACGACGCCGCGCGGCTTCGGTCTGGCCCGTCAGGTCGTGGGTGCCGCCGAGCGGGCCGGGCTGCACGTCACGGTCGACTCCGCGCCGGGGGAGGGCACCCTCGTCCGCCTCCAGGGCGCCGTACGGCCGCCCGATGGGGCCGGGAGCGCCGAGAAAGGCCGACGATGA
- a CDS encoding type II secretion system F family protein: MVLLAVALRSGCGVTEAVEAVAAVHDDDPGPVAVQLRAVAAALRWGVAPYPAWTAADPAWARVATVLAVAARAGTAPGPPLLRAARDLRAAEAAAVEVAAARAGVRLVAPLGLVFLPAFVLTTLVPVVLALAGRVLG, from the coding sequence ATGGTGCTGCTCGCGGTCGCGCTGCGGTCGGGGTGCGGGGTGACCGAGGCGGTCGAGGCGGTGGCCGCCGTCCACGACGACGACCCCGGTCCGGTCGCGGTCCAGCTGCGGGCCGTGGCGGCGGCGCTGCGGTGGGGCGTGGCGCCGTACCCCGCGTGGACGGCGGCCGACCCGGCGTGGGCCCGGGTCGCGACGGTGCTGGCGGTGGCGGCGCGGGCCGGGACGGCTCCGGGGCCGCCCCTGCTGCGGGCGGCCCGCGACCTGCGGGCCGCGGAGGCCGCCGCCGTCGAGGTCGCCGCCGCGCGCGCCGGGGTCCGGCTCGTCGCCCCCCTCGGTCTGGTCTTCCTCCCCGCGTTCGTCCTCACGACGCTGGTGCCCGTCGTGCTCGCCCTCGCGGGACGCGTCCTGGGGTGA
- a CDS encoding type II secretion system F family protein has product MTGLLLALAVLLWPGRPAPVGPPSRGSASATGGGTAAPRPGLRRPVPMLGAGERRRAAADAELLVLLELLGPALRAGLPVIAALDGPGGGTALGAALRAAGSAGDPLGPVWGEWAARVGSDAARVVSRVWRLGERLGSPLADGVEDAAESVRAGADRRRRVATAVAGPRATAHLLTLLPVAGPPLSLALGLRPDELWGGVGGPLAFVGAGLVVLGHVWCRALLRAVTRPRPAGAG; this is encoded by the coding sequence GTGACCGGGCTGCTCCTGGCGCTCGCGGTGCTGCTCTGGCCCGGCCGCCCGGCGCCGGTGGGCCCGCCCTCGCGAGGGTCCGCCTCCGCGACCGGGGGCGGCACCGCGGCGCCGCGGCCGGGGCTGCGCCGCCCGGTACCGATGCTCGGGGCGGGGGAGCGCCGCCGGGCCGCGGCCGACGCGGAGCTGCTCGTCCTGCTCGAGCTGCTCGGCCCGGCGCTGCGGGCGGGGCTCCCGGTGATCGCGGCCCTCGACGGTCCGGGCGGCGGCACCGCGCTGGGGGCGGCGCTGCGTGCGGCCGGATCGGCCGGGGACCCCCTGGGCCCGGTGTGGGGGGAGTGGGCAGCCCGGGTCGGTTCGGACGCCGCCCGGGTCGTCTCCCGGGTCTGGCGCCTGGGCGAGCGGCTGGGCTCGCCGTTGGCCGACGGGGTCGAGGACGCCGCCGAGTCGGTGCGGGCCGGGGCCGACCGGCGCCGTCGGGTGGCGACCGCGGTCGCCGGGCCGCGGGCGACGGCCCACCTGCTCACCCTCCTGCCCGTCGCGGGCCCGCCGCTGTCGCTCGCCCTGGGGTTGCGACCGGACGAGCTGTGGGGCGGGGTCGGTGGCCCCCTGGCCTTCGTCGGGGCCGGTCTCGTCGTGCTGGGGCACGTGTGGTGCCGGGCCCTCCTGCGAGCCGTCACCCGACCGCGGCCGGCGGGGGCCGGGTGA
- a CDS encoding TadA family conjugal transfer-associated ATPase — MTDPSLTPGVWDRIRAGRAPDPVAIDALSGGQVARLGRDGAAELGGGLRARLLGAGALEELLERPGVTDVVVNGDGAVWVDAGRGLERAPVDLGDGEARRRLAVRLAGQAGRRLDDASPYVDGLLPSGVRLHAILPPLAEGGVHLSLRVPARGGLDLDDLVDLGTVPAAWRGPLRALVDRRVAFLVTGGTGAGKTTLLAALLSCAGPRERLVLVEDVRELAVRHPHVVRLEARRPNVEGVGEVPLRTLVRQALRMRPDRLVVGEVRGAEISELLAALNTGHDGGCGTVHANTAADVVARVEALGALAGLPVPAVHAQLVSAVQVVLHLRRGSGAGVRRLESVAVLERAPAPGGEPVVRDALTWDGRECATGPGWARLSALIGPAGGLP; from the coding sequence ATGACGGACCCGTCGCTCACCCCGGGGGTGTGGGACCGGATCCGGGCGGGGCGGGCGCCGGACCCGGTCGCGATCGACGCGCTCAGCGGGGGGCAGGTGGCCCGGCTCGGCCGGGACGGGGCCGCCGAGCTGGGCGGCGGCCTGCGGGCCCGGCTGCTCGGCGCGGGCGCCCTCGAGGAGCTGCTCGAGCGACCGGGCGTGACGGACGTCGTCGTCAACGGTGACGGCGCCGTGTGGGTCGACGCCGGCCGCGGCCTGGAGCGGGCGCCGGTCGACCTCGGCGACGGCGAGGCGCGCCGGCGGCTCGCGGTGCGGCTGGCGGGCCAGGCGGGCCGCCGCCTCGACGACGCGTCGCCGTACGTCGACGGGCTGCTGCCCTCCGGGGTCCGGCTGCACGCCATCCTCCCGCCGCTCGCGGAGGGGGGCGTGCACCTGTCGCTGCGAGTCCCGGCGCGAGGCGGGCTCGACCTCGACGACCTGGTCGACCTCGGCACCGTGCCCGCGGCCTGGCGCGGGCCGCTGCGGGCGCTCGTCGACCGTCGGGTCGCCTTCCTCGTCACCGGTGGCACGGGCGCGGGCAAGACGACGCTGCTCGCGGCGCTGCTGTCCTGCGCGGGCCCCCGCGAGCGGCTCGTCCTCGTCGAGGACGTCCGCGAGCTCGCGGTGCGGCACCCGCACGTCGTCCGGCTCGAGGCGCGGCGCCCCAACGTCGAGGGCGTCGGGGAGGTGCCGCTGCGCACCCTCGTGCGCCAGGCGCTGCGGATGCGGCCCGACCGGCTCGTCGTCGGGGAGGTCCGGGGGGCGGAGATCAGCGAGCTGCTCGCCGCCCTCAACACCGGTCACGACGGCGGCTGTGGGACGGTGCACGCCAACACCGCCGCCGACGTCGTCGCCCGGGTGGAGGCCCTGGGGGCACTGGCCGGTCTGCCCGTTCCCGCCGTCCACGCGCAGCTGGTCAGCGCAGTCCAGGTCGTGCTGCACCTGCGCCGCGGGTCGGGAGCGGGCGTGCGGCGGCTGGAGAGCGTCGCCGTGCTCGAGCGGGCTCCGGCTCCCGGGGGTGAGCCGGTCGTGCGCGACGCCCTGACCTGGGACGGGCGCGAGTGCGCCACCGGTCCGGGGTGGGCCCGGCTGTCGGCGCTGATCGGCCCCGCCGGGGGTCTGCCGTGA
- a CDS encoding Fic family protein, whose product MSDAPSHRALDALVGLPGVAEAAQRSRDACTALRFHEGLRRRIPEAAAESRVRGAWASAAVDGATSPLGLVRDRARGAVPWPAEPDPVEAVVRAAVRVTSETEHLAGLVTTAPLQVLARLHVAAAADLLPADQVGRPRSAGETCAELVDVGEPPSSDAVRRRLDGLAALLTGGWTGPVTVLAALAHAEVATARPFVRGNGLVARALERIVVVSRGLDPTGVSVPEAGHEQAGAAAYVGALAAYATGRPEGVALWLVASADAVTAGAAEGARVADAVRVGRLS is encoded by the coding sequence GTGAGCGACGCGCCGAGCCACCGGGCGCTCGACGCCCTCGTGGGCCTGCCCGGGGTCGCCGAGGCCGCGCAGCGGTCCCGCGACGCGTGCACCGCGCTGCGCTTCCACGAGGGCCTGCGCCGGCGCATCCCCGAGGCGGCCGCCGAGTCGCGGGTGCGCGGGGCGTGGGCCAGCGCCGCGGTGGACGGGGCGACCTCGCCGCTCGGGCTCGTGCGCGACCGGGCCCGGGGTGCCGTGCCGTGGCCGGCGGAGCCGGACCCGGTCGAGGCCGTCGTCCGCGCCGCCGTGCGGGTGACCTCCGAGACCGAGCACCTCGCCGGGCTGGTGACGACCGCGCCCCTGCAGGTGCTGGCGCGGCTGCACGTCGCGGCCGCCGCCGACCTGCTCCCGGCCGACCAGGTCGGTCGGCCGCGGTCGGCGGGGGAGACGTGCGCCGAGCTCGTCGACGTGGGGGAGCCCCCCTCCTCCGACGCCGTACGGCGCCGCCTCGACGGCCTCGCCGCGCTGCTCACCGGCGGCTGGACCGGACCGGTGACGGTGCTCGCCGCCCTGGCCCACGCCGAGGTGGCGACCGCGCGGCCGTTCGTGCGCGGGAACGGGCTGGTGGCGCGGGCGCTCGAGCGGATCGTCGTCGTCTCCCGCGGGCTCGACCCCACGGGGGTCTCGGTGCCGGAGGCCGGGCACGAGCAGGCCGGCGCGGCGGCGTACGTGGGCGCGTTGGCCGCCTACGCGACCGGGCGCCCGGAGGGGGTCGCGCTGTGGCTGGTCGCGTCCGCCGACGCGGTGACCGCCGGGGCGGCCGAGGGGGCCCGGGTCGCCGACGCGGTGCGGGTCGGCCGGCTGTCCTGA
- a CDS encoding sensor histidine kinase, translating to MTLVAVAVVVTVVVLLGVGAVALLRRRRFVDEVDRATYETLHTASVAARHLRGGLTPDAAARAARQLRPMLGSRAIALTDPAAVLAWDGTGSHHRGQVVALAAGVLAGGATTVLGEEDLACGDPDCPIRSGVVAPVTADERVVGALAAYGPSVSPGLVRATEELAGWISTQVELSELERQRSRLMEAELRALRAQISPHFVYNCLSAIGSFVRTDPDRARELVLEFADFTRYAFRRGGAYTTLRDELRNIERYLVLEQARFGERLVVQLTIAPEVLPVAVPFLSVQPLVENAVRHGLERKPGVGHVTITAADTGQEAEITIEDDGVGSDPDAIRAVLAGESEADSVGLGNVDARLRQAYGDRYGLVVETAPGAGTRVVFRVPKFAPGVHAQP from the coding sequence GTGACCCTCGTCGCCGTCGCGGTCGTCGTCACGGTCGTCGTGCTGCTCGGCGTCGGGGCGGTGGCCCTGCTGCGCCGGCGCCGGTTCGTCGACGAGGTGGACCGGGCGACGTACGAGACCCTGCACACGGCGAGCGTCGCGGCGCGGCACCTGCGCGGGGGCCTGACCCCGGACGCGGCCGCCCGTGCGGCCCGGCAGCTGCGGCCGATGCTCGGCTCGCGCGCGATCGCCCTCACCGACCCCGCCGCGGTCCTCGCCTGGGACGGCACGGGCTCGCACCACCGCGGCCAGGTCGTCGCCCTCGCCGCGGGGGTCCTCGCCGGTGGCGCGACGACCGTCCTCGGCGAGGAGGACCTCGCCTGCGGCGACCCCGACTGCCCCATCCGCTCCGGCGTCGTCGCGCCCGTGACGGCCGACGAGCGGGTGGTGGGGGCGCTGGCGGCGTACGGGCCGTCGGTCTCCCCGGGCCTGGTCCGTGCGACCGAGGAGCTGGCCGGCTGGATCTCCACCCAGGTCGAGCTGTCCGAGCTGGAGCGGCAGCGCAGCCGGCTCATGGAGGCCGAGCTGCGGGCGCTGCGGGCGCAGATCTCGCCGCACTTCGTCTACAACTGCCTCAGCGCCATCGGCTCGTTCGTGCGCACCGACCCCGACCGGGCCCGCGAACTGGTCCTCGAGTTCGCCGACTTCACCCGCTACGCGTTCCGGCGCGGCGGCGCCTACACGACGCTGCGCGACGAGCTGCGCAACATCGAGCGCTACCTCGTCCTCGAGCAGGCGCGCTTCGGCGAGCGGCTCGTCGTCCAGCTGACCATCGCCCCCGAGGTGCTGCCGGTCGCGGTGCCCTTCCTGTCGGTGCAGCCGTTGGTGGAGAACGCCGTCCGGCACGGGCTGGAGCGCAAGCCCGGCGTCGGGCACGTGACGATCACCGCCGCCGACACCGGCCAGGAGGCCGAGATCACCATCGAGGACGACGGCGTCGGCAGCGACCCCGACGCCATCCGCGCGGTCCTCGCCGGCGAGTCCGAGGCCGACTCCGTCGGGCTGGGCAACGTCGACGCGCGGCTGCGGCAGGCGTACGGCGACCGCTACGGCCTCGTCGTCGAGACCGCCCCCGGCGCCGGGACCCGCGTCGTCTTCCGCGTCCCCAAGTTCGCGCCGGGAGTCCACGCGCAGCCGTGA
- a CDS encoding LytR/AlgR family response regulator transcription factor, with protein MSGPTTTPTPATAPPLRALVVDDEAPTLAELAWLLEQDDRVGEVRTASSGTDALRVLEDSTVDVVFSDVSMPGLDGLDLARVLARFSQRPQVVFVTAYDDHAVDAFELAATDYVMKPIRAERLREAVRRVVEKRDAGEERPGERDDAAARGPQDETIPVELGGVTTFVQRSRIRYATAHGDYARLHTDAGSHLVRVSLNALEERWGEAGFARIHRSTLVSLPHVTSVSMDGGRCRVSVGDVVLQVSRRHTRALRERLLRSPR; from the coding sequence ATGTCCGGCCCGACGACGACGCCGACCCCGGCGACCGCGCCCCCGCTGCGGGCGCTCGTCGTCGACGACGAGGCCCCGACCCTCGCCGAGCTGGCCTGGCTGCTCGAGCAGGACGACCGGGTCGGCGAGGTCCGGACGGCGTCCTCGGGCACCGACGCGCTGCGCGTCCTCGAGGACAGCACGGTCGACGTCGTCTTCTCCGACGTCTCGATGCCGGGCCTGGACGGCCTCGACCTCGCCCGGGTCCTCGCCCGCTTCTCGCAGCGCCCGCAGGTCGTCTTCGTCACCGCGTACGACGACCACGCCGTCGACGCCTTCGAGCTGGCCGCCACCGACTACGTCATGAAGCCGATCCGCGCGGAGCGGCTGCGCGAGGCGGTGCGCCGGGTCGTCGAGAAGCGCGACGCCGGCGAGGAGCGCCCGGGCGAGCGCGACGACGCCGCGGCGCGCGGGCCGCAGGACGAGACGATCCCCGTCGAGCTCGGCGGGGTGACGACCTTCGTGCAGCGCAGCCGGATCCGCTACGCCACCGCACACGGCGACTACGCCCGGCTCCACACCGACGCCGGGTCGCACCTGGTGCGGGTCTCCCTCAACGCCCTCGAGGAGCGCTGGGGCGAGGCCGGGTTCGCCCGGATCCACCGCTCCACCCTCGTGTCGCTCCCGCACGTCACCTCCGTCTCGATGGACGGCGGCCGCTGCCGGGTCAGCGTCGGCGACGTCGTCCTGCAGGTCAGCCGCCGGCACACCCGCGCCCTGCGCGAGCGGCTGCTGCGCAGCCCCCGATGA